In Heterodontus francisci isolate sHetFra1 chromosome 40, sHetFra1.hap1, whole genome shotgun sequence, one DNA window encodes the following:
- the LOC137353184 gene encoding probable G-protein coupled receptor 139, producing the protein MEYPVMFQIERIYYPILAAVGVPVNLVAIVILSRGKCGLSKCITLYLVGMAVADLLVVITDPILRWTLPIYFPDTFLNITPVSSLIITLKFVATVVSVWLTVAFTFDRFVAICCEKLKTKYCTEKTAAVVLGTVSVLGCFESLPWYFQYEPAYIIDNVPWGCVVKLSFYTSPTWAVFELFHYILTPCAPFFLILLLNVLTVRRILVSSRVRRGLQGRSKGENHKDPEMESRRKSIILLFSISGIFLLLWVIRLVYSIYARITDTWQYSSYTDPHFITDHTSLMLQVLSSCTNTCIYAVTQTRFREELKSAVKYPFNLIVNLIKS; encoded by the exons ATGGAATACCCAGTAATGtttcagatagaacgcatttactatcctattcttgcagctgttggagttcctg ttaacttggtggcgattgtgatcctgtcccgaggaaagtgcggtctctccaaatgtatcactctctacctggtgggaatggcagtggctgatctcctggttgttATCACTGATCCTATATTGAGATGGACTCttccaatttatttcccagatacattcctgaacattactccagtGTCGAGTCTCATTATCACCTTGAAGTTTGTAGCCACGgtggtttctgtctggctcacagttgctttcacctttgatcgatttgtggccatttgttgtgagaagctgaaaacaaaatattgcactgagaaaacagcggccgtggttctgggaacagtgagtgtgctgggctgtttcgagtctCTCCCTTGGTACTTTCAATATGAACCTGCATATATAATTGATAACGTTCCCTGGGGTTGTGTTGTTAAACTGAGCTTCTACACTTCCCCAACATGGGCTGTATTTGAATTAtttcactacattttaaccccttgtgccccgttttttctgattttgctgctcaatgttctgacagtcagacgtattttagtgAGCAGTAGAGTCCGGAGAGGGCTCCAAGGCCGCAGCaaaggagagaatcacaaggatccagagatggagagccgaaggaaatcaatcattttactcttcagtatatccggcatttTTCTCCTGTTATGGGTGATCCGGCTTGTGTACAGCATTTATGCACGAATTACCGATACTTGGcaatattcctcctacactgaccctcatttcatcacagatcacacatcattgatgctgcaggttctcagttcctgcaccaacacgtgtatttacgctgtaaCCCAGACTagattcagagaagagctgaagagtGCAgtcaaataccctttcaatctcattgttaatttAATTAAATCATAG